A region from the Natranaerovirga pectinivora genome encodes:
- the fabZ gene encoding 3-hydroxyacyl-ACP dehydratase FabZ has product MLNIKEIQEIIPHRYPFLLVDKIEELTPGEKAVGIKQVTFNEYFFAGHFPQEPVMPGVLIIEALAQVGAVALLSLDELKGKIAYFGGIQKAKFRDKVVPGDTLRLETIISKRKGPVGSGTAIAYVNDKIVTEAELTFFVK; this is encoded by the coding sequence ATGTTAAATATAAAAGAAATTCAAGAGATTATACCACATAGATACCCTTTTTTATTAGTAGATAAGATAGAAGAATTAACACCAGGAGAAAAAGCTGTAGGTATAAAACAAGTGACTTTTAATGAGTACTTTTTTGCAGGACATTTTCCTCAAGAGCCAGTAATGCCTGGGGTGTTAATTATAGAAGCTTTAGCACAAGTAGGTGCTGTAGCATTACTTAGTTTAGATGAATTAAAAGGTAAAATTGCTTATTTTGGTGGTATCCAGAAAGCAAAATTTAGAGATAAAGTTGTACCAGGAGATACATTACGTTTAGAAACAATTATCAGTAAAAGAAAAGGACCTGTGGGTTCAGGTACAGCCATTGCATATGTAAATGATAAGATTGTAACAGAAGCGGAGTTAACTTTCTTTGTAAAATAG
- a CDS encoding acetyl-CoA carboxylase biotin carboxylase subunit, producing MFKKILIANRGEIAVRIIRACREMGIQTVAVYSEMDKEALHTQLADEAVCIGPAPAKNSYLNMENIINATLLTGAEAIHPGFGFLSENSKFAKMCKQCQITFIGPSSEIIDKMGNKAEARKTMMEVGVPIIPGSKEPITAAEDGIDIAKEIGYPVIIKASAGGGGKGMRIVNSEEEFINSFKMAQKEAMNSFSDDHMYIEKYLVNPRHIEFQILADEFGNVIHLGERDCSIQRRHQKLIEESPSVVIDEDLRTRMGDAAILAAHAVKYTNAGTIEFLLDKNKDFYFIEMNTRIQVEHPVSEMVTGIDLIKEQINIAFGNPLEITQKDVKITGHAIECRINAEDPDHNFRPSPGTIENLHLPGGNGIRIDSALFCGYKIPPTYDSMIAKLIVYGRDREEAIKKLRSSLGEFIVQGVKTNIDFQYKIINHPKFQAGNVDTHFVQELMSEEEN from the coding sequence ATGTTTAAAAAAATATTAATTGCTAACCGTGGAGAAATTGCTGTTAGAATAATTAGAGCTTGTAGAGAAATGGGTATACAAACAGTAGCTGTATATTCTGAAATGGATAAAGAAGCTCTTCATACACAATTAGCAGATGAAGCTGTATGTATAGGGCCAGCACCTGCTAAAAACAGTTATTTGAATATGGAAAACATTATTAACGCAACTTTACTTACAGGGGCAGAAGCCATTCATCCAGGATTCGGATTTTTATCTGAGAATAGTAAATTTGCTAAGATGTGTAAACAATGTCAAATAACTTTTATAGGACCTTCATCAGAAATCATTGATAAAATGGGGAACAAAGCAGAAGCAAGAAAAACAATGATGGAAGTTGGTGTGCCTATTATACCAGGCTCTAAAGAGCCTATAACAGCGGCTGAAGATGGTATAGACATTGCAAAGGAAATTGGATATCCTGTCATTATTAAAGCATCTGCTGGTGGTGGCGGTAAGGGTATGCGTATTGTTAATAGTGAAGAAGAATTTATAAATAGTTTTAAAATGGCTCAAAAAGAAGCAATGAACTCTTTTAGCGATGATCATATGTATATAGAAAAATACCTTGTTAATCCAAGACATATAGAGTTTCAAATTCTAGCAGACGAATTTGGTAATGTAATACATCTAGGAGAAAGAGATTGTTCCATACAAAGAAGACATCAAAAATTAATAGAAGAATCTCCTTCAGTCGTTATAGATGAAGATTTAAGAACAAGAATGGGTGATGCTGCCATTTTAGCAGCCCATGCTGTAAAATATACCAATGCTGGGACAATTGAATTTTTATTAGATAAAAATAAAGATTTTTATTTTATAGAAATGAATACAAGAATTCAAGTGGAACACCCTGTTTCTGAAATGGTAACAGGTATTGATTTGATAAAAGAGCAAATCAATATTGCTTTTGGCAACCCATTAGAAATAACTCAAAAAGATGTTAAGATAACAGGCCATGCCATTGAGTGTAGAATAAATGCAGAAGATCCAGACCATAATTTTAGACCTTCGCCTGGTACTATAGAAAATTTACATCTTCCAGGGGGGAATGGCATTAGAATTGATAGTGCATTATTCTGTGGTTATAAAATACCTCCTACATATGATTCTATGATTGCAAAATTAATCGTATATGGAAGAGATAGAGAAGAAGCTATAAAAAAATTAAGAAGTTCTTTAGGAGAATTTATTGTTCAAGGTGTAAAAACCAACATTGATTTTCAATATAAAATTATTAACCATCCTAAGTTCCAAGCAGGTAATGTGGATACACATTTTGTTCAAGAACTAATGAGTGAAGAGGAAAATTAA
- the accB gene encoding acetyl-CoA carboxylase biotin carboxyl carrier protein, whose amino-acid sequence MEFNQVLELMKAFSESDIHTLKYEHKEFKLKLDKESVGKNIVVTQQQPTMMSTEPIAAQSVAAQAPVVTENKLVAQVEENYNIIKSPIVGTFYSSPSPEAKDYVEVGSKVKKGQVLCIIEAMKLMNEIESEFDGEVVEILVKNEGMVEFGQPLFKIK is encoded by the coding sequence ATGGAATTTAATCAGGTATTAGAGCTAATGAAAGCTTTTTCAGAGTCTGATATTCATACATTAAAATATGAGCATAAAGAGTTTAAATTAAAATTAGATAAAGAGTCAGTAGGTAAAAATATTGTTGTTACACAACAACAGCCTACTATGATGAGTACTGAGCCAATAGCAGCTCAATCAGTAGCTGCACAAGCGCCAGTGGTAACAGAAAACAAACTAGTGGCTCAAGTTGAAGAAAACTATAATATTATTAAATCTCCAATTGTAGGAACGTTCTATAGCTCACCAAGTCCAGAAGCTAAAGATTATGTAGAAGTGGGAAGCAAAGTTAAAAAAGGGCAAGTCCTTTGCATAATAGAAGCCATGAAGCTTATGAATGAAATAGAAAGTGAATTTGATGGAGAAGTTGTTGAAATCCTAGTTAAAAATGAAGGAATGGTAGAATTTGGGCAACCACTATTCAAAATCAAATAG